The Magnolia sinica isolate HGM2019 chromosome 9, MsV1, whole genome shotgun sequence sequence GTCCAGTAGAGTGGATGGGCTAGACTAGGCCCAACCCATAGCCAACATCCTAACTCGACTCAACTGGGTTGAGCAAGTCAGCCATACAACTATTGACTCGACTCGTCTCGATGTGAATTGCACCCCACTCGGCAGCCCGATCCACTCTCCCTACTCTCTcgtttctctccctctccctcttcttcctttctccttcctctcttcctcttcttttgctATAATGACAAACAGGGTTCGGACTTGACCCAGCTGAGTTTGAGTGAGCTCATGACTCAGCTCGAGTTGAGCTGCTTGTCACGGACCGTAAATTTCTGTTGTCCTTCATCCTGATTGATCACATCATCACTTACATGGTCAGCAcggctgcattaaatgcagtgtgtgaTGATGCGGCTCGATCGGATTTCCTATTTGTGGCAAgctggcaagcagaggatccggatACATTTGACGATGTCAACGTATGACAATATATGGTGAAAAGCAGGAAGACTGATGTGCGCCAGCAGCGTACATGAtgggaacgaattggctactctcctgccaccagccccgcggctgatggtcggtgctctgtgggacctaccatgatgtatgtatttcatccattccgttcatccatttttacatatcatttgagggttgtataccaaaaatgagagagatataaatctcagttggaccacactgcaggaaaacaatgatgattggatatccaccattaaaatcctcccatggcccactgtactgtttatttgacatccaatctgttgtttaggtcatacagacccagatgaagggaaaaaacaaagatcagcttgatccaaaacttttatggcccccaataagtttttaatggtcaaagttcattcaacactgtttcctgtaatgtggtccacttgagactgggatatatctaatttttggtttcataaaataaaatgatctataaaaatatatggaccgcatggatgaaacacatatatcatggtggggcccacaaagcaccgaccaccagccattggctggtggcatggggagtaggcaatccgttTCCGTACATGATAGTCTAGTCAGACATTcatcaatcttgaccatccattaggtTTTCCATACTATTCATGTGCCAGcattaaatattaataaaagaaaaagtagagaTTGAGAGGAGGATGCCATTCTGTTAAATAATTGAAGATAATTTCCTTTTCCTTGTCAAATAGGTGTGATGGACTTTGAAAGCTAAGGAAACGTTAAGTAGcacagagaagaaaaagaaatggcaGAGAGTGCTGTGGACTTCTTAATACAATACTTGTGGCCTTTGCTGGTGAATGGAGTGCGGTCTTTGAAGGGGGTCCGCGGAGAAGTCCGTGAACTCATAAATGAGTTTGAAAGCATCAGATCCGCCTTAAAGGATGCCGATGCAAGACAAGATACCGATGAAGGCATGAAACAAATATGAGAAGTGGCTTACGACGTTGAGGATGTTCTCGACGATTTCATGCTCAGCCAAGCACAAGAGCAGCAGGGTACTCGGGGATGCATCGATTTTCTTCATATACTCATCAAGCAGTTTATGGTGCGCCATAAGACTGCATCATCGATACGAGATATCAAAACCCGAGTCAGTAagattaaagaaagaaaagatgctTACTCTCTGGATAGTATAGAGCAAACTTCAAGCTCCAAAAAAATGAGTGATCAATGGTATGATCCTCGACTGAAAGCTCTTTTCATTGAGGAAGCTGATCTTGTGGGCATCGATGTGCCAAGGAGTCAATTGATTGAATGGTTGGTCGATGAAGATTCAAGACTTTTGACGATTTCAGTGGTCGGGATGGGTGGCCTTGGCAAGACCACTCTGGTAAAGAAAGTCTATGATGACCAACAGGTGAAGAAATATTTTGAAACATATGCTTGGATCACTGTCTCGCAATTGTTTGAAGCGGCGGAACTGCTTCGAAGCATGATAAAGCAATTCTTCAAGGCGAAGGAAGATCCATCTCCCCAAGGTTTAGACGCGATGACACAGGACGAGCTCATACGAGTGCTACGGAGCTATTTGCAGATCAAAAGGTATGTACTTGTTCTTGATGATGTATGGGAGGCAGCCGTATGGAATTTCATAGGCAATGCATTGCCCGATAACGAATATGGTAGCAGGGTAATCATCACTACGCGCAAAGGTGACGTCGCATCATCTTCTTGCATTGGACCCTCCGATCTCATCTACAATCTCCAACCTCTGCATGCAACAGAGGCTTGGTCCCTCTTTTGCAAGAAGGCATTCCAGTCGCTTTGTAGATAAATGCGGAGGATTACCGCTTGCAGTTGTCACATTAGGTAGTCTTCTATCCGGCAAGACGAATGTCGAGTGGGAGATGATTCACCGTAGCCTTGGATTGGAGTTTGAGAATGATGGCCCTCTTAGAAGATTGAGGAAAATATTATTGCTCAGTTTCAATGACTTGCCTTACTACCTGAAATCATGCTTCTTGTATTTGAGAATTTTCCCTGAAGACTATCCGATTAAGCGTGTGAAACTAATTCGCCTATGGATAGCTGAGGGTTTTGTAGAAAGAAAAGTAGGCAGGTCAAAGGAAGAGGTTGCTGAAGGTTACCTCAATGAGCTCATCACTAGAAATCTGGTTCACGTGGCAGAATGGAAATTAAATGGGAAGGTGGTCACTTGTCGCATCCATGATTTTGTGCGGGAGATGATTATTCCAAAATTCGGGGAGGAGCATTTCTTTGCATCTTCTGTTGAAGAGAACACAATGCCTTGTAACAGAATCCGGCGTCTGTCCATTTATAAAGATGAGAATTTTCCAAATTTTGATGCCTTCTCCTGCCTTCGCTCGTTGTTCATTTTTGGTGCGAAGGACTATCTAATGCCCCTGCAATCACTTCATTTTCCGGCTTAAGGTTGTTGAAGGTGGTTGATCTTGAAAACACGTCCATGGaaatctttcctgatgatctcaCAAGCTTGTTGCATTTGAGATACTTAAGCTTGAAGCATACAAAGATCAAGAAGCTTCCTCGTTCGTTGGGGAGGCTAAAGAACTTAGAAACATTGAATCTTAAGGGCACTTTCGTACGTGAATTGCCCATTGCGGTTCTCAAGCTCAAGTGCCTTTGCCACCTTGTGGTTTACCGCTATTGTCACAGGTTTTATTTGCCATATAATAGTGTAGATGGAATTAAGGTGCCTGCTGGAATGGGGAGTATGAGATCCCTACAGAAGTTGGCACATATAGAGGCAGGGAGCGGCATCATTAGAGAGCTGGGGAATCTCACCCAACTGAGGAGGTTAGGCATTATGAAGCTAAGAGTGGAAGATGGGAATGATTTATGCACTTCCATTGAGAAGATGATTCACCTTCACTCCTTTTCTGTGATATCAATGGCTGAGGAGGAGGTTCTCGACCTACATTCtttacactacaccaaaatcgtgtaTCTGGTACGGCTGGATGTTTGGTTTAGAAACGGCTTAGCGCCGTTTCCGATCTGAAACGGTAATGAACCGTACTCGGCTAGTTGTTGTTATACTCTGTTGTTTCCATTTTTTTATTGGTGTGTCCTAATTGAGTGTTTGAtgttcttatttattattattatgctttattgttttattttgaaacaaatggacggaatggattctatTAGTAACCTCTGAGTGGATCCCACATGGCCCGAGAGCCACGTTACTGTATATACCGTAGACTACCgaatatttttcttcatttccttacgCCAAAACGCCCTAAATCCCTCATTTCCTTACGCCATCACCATCtgcgtctccctctccctctccctctccctctctcaatctccctcgatctccctctcccaatctcCCTCAATCTccctccctcgatctccctctcccgatctcaaccctctctctcgatcgccctttcccgatctcaaccctctctcccgatctcaaccctctctctcgatctccctctcccgatctcaagcctctctctctctctctctctctctctctctctctctctctctctctctctctctctctctctctctccctctccctcaatctccctctccctcgatctccttctccctcttccGATCTtgaccctctctctctcgatctccctctccctgcaaCAACCCTCTCCCTGCATTTCCTCTTATTTGAAAGATGCAGTCGTGCATTTGAATCTGCGGAAGAAGGTAATGTGACGTCTGCTTACTCCATGAAATTGAAATGACGTCTTTTATAATCTCTCATCATGAATGTGCATGTTATAATCTTCCGATAGATATTTGTTTTAGTGTATTTATAAATGTTTATGAACATGTAGTTTTGCATTTTGTGGGGTTTTCAGACTGTTTTTATCCAATCTGGAAATCTACTCGAGTTAGAAGAAAGTAACTAAAAGGATAACGAATAATACATATCTACCATTGGCTTGGCAATTATTTTTGAATTAGAGGTTGTTGGATCGAACTCTACCTGATagagttatttttctttttaaaagaaaGCAAATGAACACCTTAGTTGATCTGGATTTCCCAACTGGTCTTGACTAGGACTCTCTGGTCCAGTTTGGGTTTCAAACGCTGCATTaaactggattttttttttttttttttttttttgttccattACTAATACATACTGTAGACTATAGTAGTTAATCTGCCACAACAAGGAGAATGTGGACTTGGAATtggtaaaagaaaaatgaagtggTAGACTGGGATGACAGTTTCAACCTTGAGCATGTTAATTTAAACTGCAACCCTGCTGGCTGTTGTGACTAACTGATGAGGCAGACACTATACTTTTCTTCAATCATGTCTGGGGAGAGGTAGGAAAGTTAGTTGTGGTCCTCTTAGACAATCATGATGCATTTGGTTGTCATCTAAATTGCAAATCGATGGGAATTTTTGGCTTAAAAGATGGCTATTTGTTCCTTCTGACACTTGGAGTGGTGCAAGTTTTTTGAAACTGCGTTATCAAAGGTCCCATTTTTCAGCCTTGTGTGCGCCAAATCAGTATCCATATTCAGGTTAGACGTGAAACACTGGGGATGTTGATTTGGGGGGAAAAGCATCCTGCCTGGGCAGAAAAATCAGGACATGGAAATGCAACCTTTAAGTGCATGGGGCTGATATTTCTTGTAATTAGGAGTTTGATTTCATTATTCACTTCACTTGGTCCCTTTTAAATTAAAAACATGATATAAAGCTCAGACCACCATTCTGGTTGGATAAGTAGGTCCAAATATCCTTTAGCTAAAATAGTAGAGACCTCACTGTtctcttagaatttttctacaaaggCCTTTGGATATATCAATTCCTGGCATTTTTTATTGCACAGTTCAAAAACTCACTGACTGGACTCGAAACTCGAGGGAGTGAACTCTGACTTGCTGAGATTTTTAGCTGCATCACTGGGAAACTTGGTTGTGGCCGTGACTCGACCTCACTGAGATTGTATCCCGTTGTTGTTTGATAGATTTTgactctaaatttttatttttcagagaaATCAATAGTAGAGAATGCAGGACAAAGTTAGCATTGACCCATGGTAGTCCAGGTTCAATTCTCTGTACCTTGTTAGGCATCTGTATACTTGGGTttattttcatggtattttgATTATTTACAATGGCACACAAGGCATACAAGTCAAATTATGCCGTCCAAATTATGGCGTTCCCagtagatgtatcatgaataaaaattaagcttgtttgattatttgactattggattggtggacatttattggatggttaacaaTGGGGGAAAATCCAacagtcctatttcaacaaacaagtgttcacAACTTCCATTTGAAACATCCCTGAGGTCCTAGAAGGGAATTGATGCAAATGGATAAATTCTGGGCATTTTGAAGGAATGGGTTTTCACTTAATACATCACACTAGGGCATTGGTTCTTTTAACAGAAATGTTTATGTAGGTGGAGGAAGTTGACGGTTGGATTTGTCTGGCCTTACATGCGTTAGCgctcaccttgaaaatcaagttgcAACACTCATCAAGTAAGTACATGTGTACATCTTAACATGGATCAGCGGTCAGCCTTTCTCTCACGCTTGTGGCCCATATGTATTATCGATCTTTTTTTGAATGTATTattgatcttaattaataaattatCAGGCTAAAATCCGGCAACCCGACTCATTTTTTACACACAAGTGCTGCTCCCTAATCCCTAATTACAATCATATGAGCCATGATAGACTCTAATTACAGATCCTTGAGGTTATGCTTTGAATATTTTAGTAGTTCCCTCACGATGCTAGAACAAGCCAGTATGAAATGAGGACGGatcaacatgtggggcccaccttgacattttaTGGCATCCAATTTATCCATTTTCTGTGTCTCATATTTTTCATCTTGATGGCCATCAGAAACCATATATCTGTATTGTTTTGTTTCAAGAATATAATCATATTTTTTGAAGTCCACTTCTCTTGTTGTAGATAAGAACCTGCTGAATTAGGTATAATTATGTGCTTACCTATAGTCTTggttaatttatatttttattacttcatGTAAATATATTTGTAGTTATACATTACTTTTGCCTTTACTCTCTCTTTTACTCCCGTTCATCCCCTtgaaattggtattagagccttGTTTACAGTTCTCCTTGTTTACGGTTCTATTGTTTTGTTTAATGGATTCAATATTGAATTTGGtatgcttaatttatattttgtCACTTCATTTATATTCTCTTGAAATTGGTATCAAAACCTTGTTTATGGTTCTATTGTTTAGTttaaatttctttagaacaacAGCCCGTTTGGTAGAAGAGGAAACACCTCTACCTGTGCTCTCTGAGCGGTAGCTCCTTTGGAGCTCGCTTTCACGTCGACCTAAGGGTCCTAGCGTGGAACTACCAAATCTGCCCGTTGAGTCTAAAAAAGAGacatagtgttttttttttttttattattttagtttGTTATCATACTTGCGATTGAAAATGGAAATAGAAAACTTGTTTTATTTCACTAAAGAATGCATCAGAATTTGTTTATTCACTTTAAACACATTTAGTCAGTAGGGTCCAACCATCATTTGAACATCAAAATTGACTTGATTATCTCATTTGTTGCAGAATGTCGTCATTAAGTAACAAAGCATGGATGGACAAACATAGGTTAAGTCCAAAATAAATTTTCTTACGGACCAAATTGGGGGTATCAAAGAGACGATTCAGGTCAATTTTCATTTAAATccttctttttaaaatttaaatagtaataatttttttttcaattatcgTATAAAACACATGGTGTGGAACTTTATTACAGCAGCAACATATGGATTCGGTTCAGTCGGAGAATCTACAATCAACTGGTGGACCCTTAGTGTGTAGAGAGAATGCAGCCATGCAAGTTGTACTCTTGGCGTAAAGAACTCGTTGCTCGTTACAAATTTGTAACATTTTATAAAAGAAAGTAAAATATGTGATGTTTTTGAATATTAAAACACAAGCATGATTGAGAGATTTCCTTCTAATGTGTGCTTTTATTCGGGGTAAGGAGATTTCCTTCTAATATGTGCTTTTATTTTCCTAATATTAAAACAGGAGTACTACCTGGTGAAGAACAAGCTTGAATCTTTATTTGGGGTAAGGAGATTTCCTTCTAATGTGTGCTTTTATTTTCCTACCACTCTGTTTTTACATAAATTCTACGTTCAtaatttattattacttttatttttacagGCCTGTATCTACTAATGTAAATCATTGAAacaccttttattttttttaaagtaatcaGTCAACTTACAACAAATTTAAACTATTGATGGACTGTTTCATGGTTGAAAATATTGTTTTTGAAGACCAATGTGGCCAATGATACTGATATCTGGTTAGATAATTTAAACTTTGAATTCTGCACAATTCAATACAGGTTTGGCATTTCTTTGTGTAGGGTGGTATCGAAGATGGTGAAGAACCAAGAGCTGCAGCCCTTTGAGAATTAAGAGAAGAAACTGGAATAACGTCTGCTGAAATTGTTGCAGAAGTAAGTTTCTTTAGTTCTATAGAATCCTTTTAGTAGCTACAATTTTTAGTCTCAATTTTGCTAGCATCCTCTTACAGATTTTTAATACGGCCTTGTATTTACATTCAATGTTATAGGCAAAGTTAAAGGAGACTCAGTATCACAGTATAGAGGTGTTACAAGGTCAGTAGGAGCCCTCTTTCTCTCCTCTTGTTTTTTGGTTGAGTTTTTTGAATTGTTGGCCTGACTGCTAAGATATGTGGTTTGTCTTTGTGTTTTCCAATGATTGGGATTCCTTGCAACAACAGATCCTGGTAGGAATCTAACtctctttagagagagagagagagagagagagagagagagagagagagagagatgaagggcatgaatgataatgataatgataacaaTAACTGGTTGGGTTTCTCACTCTCTCCTCACATGAACATGGATGCATCTACAGACCCACAtctgcatcatcatcattaccaccatcgtcatcaacatcatcatcattatcatcaaacacaagcTGCGGCTGCTGTTTCTCCTGCAGTTCCAACCAGCTTCTTTGTAGCTCCTCCTCAGATGAAAACACAAGGTGGGGCCCTTTACTCCCAGTTGTCTGTAATGCCACTGAAATCTGATGGCAACCTTTGTATCATGGAAGCTCTTACAAGATCACAACAAGGTGAAGGTATGCTTCTCTTCTTCCATTTCTTCCTTTCAGTTTCTTTTAAATAGCTTCTAAAAATAAAGTCATGTCTATCTCTTTGTTGATGGAAGGAGTGATGCCAAAGTTGAAGAGCCCAGAGTTATCAGAGAGCAGCCTTTATAGGTAAAGCACACAAATCTAATTTCCCTATGGTTAGATATATGTCCATATGTACTTTTGACACGTTTAGTTTCCTTCAACACGTTTATAGGTACAGCCGCGAGGTGATAGCTTCATGAGACGGTCCATCTTCGACTGTATGATTGCCGGTTCGATCCCGGTTTTCTTCTGGAGGCGTATAGCCTACCTGCAGTACAAGTGGTTTTCATTGATAGAAGGGCTGTGAACAACGGAACCTCAATTCGAGCCGTTTTGGAAGGGCTGGGAGAGGAAAGAGTGAAGAGGATGAAAGATAAGATAGTTGAGTATATACCGAAGTTTGTGTACACCACCCCCAAAGAGGGGTTGGCCGGTATGAAGGATGCATTTGATGTTTCCCTGGAAGGGGTACCGAGAAGATTCCAGGAGCAGAGAAGGACATAAATGGAATTAAAAAATTGGGAATGGGAGATCTTGTATGTTGTATTTTGTACTTATCTTGGGTGGGGTATATTGATGGAGGGACAGGATGTTGAAGTAGAttggtggacggttggatggatgTGGTTGGTGGATTTTGTATTGATTGGTTAGCTGCAGAGACAGTTATTAGTTGCTATCACAATCTGTGGTTAAAGATTATTATGtgtgtgaatcattctattgtctttttcttctatttgtctaattatctggcatataatacaagtagattacataccccactctctctctctctctcatacaatgaacaaaggggtttaaaattgctattaaaattccatcctaaaatctgaccattggcaacattaataagcattcaaaaccgTTTCTAAATCTGCCTAAAATGTAACtgttggcaccagaacggtttaaaaccattcctaaaatgGTACCCAAAATGGTTTTGAACCGTTCCTGAATTTCTACAGCCCTCTTTTAGGAACGgtattaaaccgttcctaaagcaTTTAgggacggtttaaaaccgttcctaaatgacgattttggtgtagtgttatCACATCCTCCGCTACCTCTTTGGAGTCTAAATTTGATAGGGCGTTTGGAGAAGTTGCCTGAATGGGTTGCCTCGCTTCATAATCTGGTACTAGTTGCTCTGATATGGTCCAGATTGAGGGATGATCCACTCAAAGCCCTTCCATCACTGCCCAATTTGGTGGAACTTGTACTAGTTCGAGCTTATGATGGAGAAGAGTTATGTTGCGAGGGAAGAGGATATCCAAGACTTAAGAAATTATGGCTCTTTGAGTTGAGCGGGTTGAAGAATATGAGGGTGGAGAAGGGAGCAATGTCTAGCCTTGAAGAGCTATATATTAGACATTGCGAAGAATTAGTGGAGGCGCCGTTGTGGCTCGAACACGTCACTAACCTCAAAGAACTCTACCTGTGTGGTATGTCGGAGGCTTTCTTGAAGGGGCTCAGAAAGGATGGAGCTGAAGAGTTAGTGGATTCCATTCGCCACATCCCACTCATACGATATATAGACACTCAGACAAATACTTATCGGGATTTGTCATGATTCTGAAGAGTTAGTGGATTCCCTCCTTCCTATTTACACTTTATATTTTAGTTCTGTC is a genomic window containing:
- the LOC131255307 gene encoding disease resistance protein RPM1-like, which translates into the protein MSDQWYDPRLKALFIEEADLVGIDVPRSQLIEWLVDEDSRLLTISVVGMGGLGKTTLVKKVYDDQQVKKYFETYAWITVSQLFEAAELLRSMIKQFFKAKEDPSPQGLDAMTQDELIRVLRSYLQIKRYVLVLDDVWEAAVWNFIGNALPDNEYGSRRLGPSFARRHSSRFVDKCGGLPLAVVTLGSLLSGKTNVEWEMIHRSLGLEFENDGPLRRLRKILLLSFNDLPYYLKSCFLYLRIFPEDYPIKRVKLIRLWIAEGFVERKVGRSKEEVAEGYLNELITRNLVHVAEWKLNGKVVTCRIHDFVREMIIPKFGEEHFFASSVEENTMPCNRIRRLSIYKDENFPNFDAFSCLRSLFIFGAKDYLMPLQSLHFPA
- the LOC131255925 gene encoding AP2-like ethylene-responsive transcription factor CRL5 produces the protein MKGMNDNDNDNNNWLGFSLSPHMNMDASTDPHLHHHHYHHRHQHHHHYHQTQAAAAVSPAVPTSFFVAPPQMKTQGGALYSQLSVMPLKSDGNLCIMEALTRSQQGEGVMPKLKSPELSESSLYRYSREVIAS